A genome region from Pseudorca crassidens isolate mPseCra1 chromosome 20, mPseCra1.hap1, whole genome shotgun sequence includes the following:
- the KMT2B gene encoding histone-lysine N-methyltransferase 2B isoform X1, translating to MAAAAGGGSCPGPGSARGRFPGRPRGSGGGGGRGGRGSGAERVRVALRRGGGAAGPGGAEPGEDTALLRLLGLRRGLRRLRRLWAGPRIQRGRGRGRGRGWGWGPSRDCLLEEESSDGESDDEEFQGFHSDEDVAPSSLRSALRSQRGRAPRGRGRKHKTTPLPPPRLADVAPTPPKTPARKRGEEGTERMVQALTELLRRAQAPPAPRSRACESSTPRRSRGRPPGRSAGPCRKKQQAVVVAEAAVTIPKPEPPPPVVPVKHRTGSWKCKEGPGPGPGTPKRGGQSGRGGRGGRGRGRGGLPLVIKFVSKAKKVKMGQLSLGLESGQGQDQHEESWQDATQGRVGSGQGEGPCWRKEQKLEEDGEEEKEAKDKEEEEEKEERAVAEEEMVPAEEKEEAKLPSPPLTPPAPPPPPSLPPRSTSPPSPLCPPPPPVSPPPPPSPPPPPAPEEQAESPPPVVPATCSRKRGRPPLTPSQRAEREAARAGPEGTSPPTPVPSTTTGGPLEDSPTVAPKSTTFLKNIRQFIMPVVSARSSRVIKTPRRFMDEDPPKPSKVEVSPTLRPPVATSPLAPQEPAPAPSPPRAPTPPPTPAPLPEKRRSILREPTFRWTSLTRELPPPPPAPPPAPPPLPAPVTPSRRPLLLRAPQFTPSEAHLKIYESVLTTPLGAPEAPEPEPPPADDSPAEPEPRAVGRTNHLSLPRFAPVVATPVKAEVPPPGAPAPSSGQQPQAQLQQPVQALHTQLLPPALPPQQSQLQPQLQLQPPPPQQPPPLEKARTAGLGSLPLSGVEEKMFSLLKRAKVQLIKIDQQQQQKVASLMPSSPGGQMEEVVGAVTQIPDRGSVRSEDESMETKRERPSGPESPVQGPRIKHVCRHAAVALGQARAMVPEDVPRLSALPLRDRQDLATEDTSSASETESVPSRSRRGKVEPTGPGGDSEPAGSGGTLAHAPRRSLPSHHGKKMRMARCGHCRGCLRVQDCGSCVNCLDKPKFGGPNTKKQCCVYRKCDKIEARKMERLAKKGRTIVKTLLPWDSDESPEASPGPPGPRRGAGAGGPREEVVAPPGPEEQDSLLLQRKSARRCVKQRPSYDIFEDSDDSEPGGPPAPRRRTPRENELPVPEPEEQSRPRKPTLQPVLQLKARRRLDKDALAPGPFVSFPNGWTGKQKSPDGVHRVRVDFKEDCDLENVWLMGGLSVLTSVPGGPPMVCLLCASKGLHELVFCQVCCDPFHPFCLEEAERPLPQHHDAWCCRRCKFCHVCGRKGRGSKHLLECERCRHAYHPACLGPSYPTRATRKRRHWICSACVRCKSCGATPGKNWDVEWSGDYSLCPRCTQLYEKGNYCPICTRCYEDNDYESKMMQCAQCDHWVHAKCEGLSDEDYEILSGLPDSVLYTCGPCAGATHPRWREALSGALQGGLRQVLQGLLSSKVAGPLLLCTQCGQDGKQLHPGPCDLHAVSQRFEDGHYKSVHSFMEDVVGILMRHSEEGETPERRAGGQTKGLLLKLLESAFGWFDAHDPKYWRRSTRLPNGVLPNAVLPPSLDHVYAQWRQQEPETPESGQPPGDPSTAFQGKDSAAFSHLEDPRQCALCLKYGDADSKEAGRLLYIGQNEWTHVNCAIWSAEVFEENDGSLKNVHAAVARGRQMRCELCLKPGATVGCCLSSCLSNFHFMCARASYCIFQDDKKVFCQKHTDLLDGKEIVTPDGFDVLRRVYVDFEGINFKRKFLTGLEPDAINVLIGSIRIDSLGTLSDLSDCEGRLFPIGYQCSRLYWSTVDARRRCWYRCRILEYRPWGPREEPVHLEAAEENQTIVHSPAPSSEPPDHVDPPPDTGALIPRAPEHHSPVENQDPPLRPDPSSAPPPAPRSFSGARIKVPNYSPSRRPLGGVSFGPLPSPGSPSSLTHHIPTVGDPDFPAPPRRSRRPSPLASRLPPSRRASPPLRTSPQLRVPPPTSVVRALTPTSGELAPPGRAPSPPPPPEDLGPDFEDMEVVSGLSAADLDFAASLLGTEPFQEEIVAAGAVGSSHGGPGDSSEEEASPTPRYVHFPVTVVSGPALAPGALPGAPRIEQLDGVDDGTDSEAEAVQQPRGQGTPPSGPGAGRAGVIGAAGDRARPPEDLPSEIVDFVLKNLGGPGEGGTGPREEPLPPAPPLANGSQPPQGLPPSPADPTRTFAWLPGAPGVRVLSLGPAPEPPKPATSKIILVNKLGQVFVKMAGEGEPVSPPVKQPPLPPPIPPTAPASWTLPPGPLLGVLPVVGVVRPAPPPPPPPLTLVLSSGPPSPPRQAIRVKRVSTFSGRSPPAPPPSKTPRLEEDGESSEDPQQGPGLCGSGFSRVRMKTPTVRGVLDLDEPGEPTWGESPRPLQDRSPLLPLPEGGPPRAPDGPSDLLLESQWHHYSGEASSSEEEPPSPEDKENQAPKRAGPHLRFEISSEDGFSVEAESLEGAWRILIEKVQEARGHARLRHLSFSGMSGARLLGIHHDAVIFLAEQLPGAQRCQHYKFRYHQQGEGQEEPPLNPHGAARAEVYLRKCTFDMFNFLASQHRVLPEGATCDEEEDEVQLRSTRRATSLELPMAMRFRHLKKTSKEAVGVYRSAIHGRGLFCKRNIDAGEMVIEYSGIVIRSVLTDKREKFYDGKGIGCYMFRMDDFDVVDATMHGNAARFINHSCEPNCFSRVIHVEGQKHIVIFALRRILRGEELTYDYKFPIEDASNKLPCNCGAKRCRRFLN from the exons ATGGCGGCAGCGGCGGGCGGCGGCAGTTGCCCCGGGCCTGGCTCCGCGCGGGGCCGCTTCCCGGGCCGGCCGCGGGGctctggcgggggcgggggccgcggcGGACGGGGCAGCGGGGCCGAAAGAGTGCGGGTAGCTCTGcggcgcggcggcggcgcggcgggGCCGGGCGGAGCCGAGCCCGGGGAGGACACGGCCCTGCTCCGTTTGCTGGGGCTCCGCCGGGGCCTGCGCCGGCTCCGCCGCCTGTGGGCCGGCCCGCGCATTCAGCGGGgtcggggccggggccggggccggggctggggctggggcccgAGCCGGGACTGCCTGCTGGAGGAGGAGAGCAGTGACGGGGAGTCCGACGATGAG GAGTTTCAGGGTTTTCATTCAGATGAAGATGTGGCCCCCAGTTCCCTGCGCTCTGCGCTCCGATCCCAGCGAG GTCGAGCCCCCCGAGGTCGGGGCCGCAAGCATAAGACGACCCCCCTTCCGCCTCCTCGCCTAGCAGATGTGGCTCCTACCCCCCCAAAGACTCCTGCCCGGAAACGGGGTGAGGAGGGCACAGAACGGATGGTGCAGGCACTGACTGAACTTCTCCGGCGGGCCCAGGCACCCCCAGCCCCCCGGAGCCGGGCATGTGAGTCCTCCACCCCCCGTCGGTCTCGGGGGCGGCCCCCAGGACGGTCAGCAGGCCCCTGCAGGAAGAAGCAACAAGCAGTAGTGGTGGCAGAAGCAGCTGTGACAATCCCCAAACCTGAGCCCCCACCTCCTGTTGTTCCAGTAAAACACCGAACTGGCAGCTGGAAGTGCAAGGAGGGGCCCGGCCCAGGACCTGGGACCCCCAAGCGTGGAGGACAGTCTGGGCGAGGAGGCCGTGGAGGCAGGGGCCGAGGCCGAGGCGGGCTCCCCCTCGTGATCAAGTTTGTTTCAAAGGCCAAAAAAGTGAAGATGGGACAATTGTCCTTGGGACTTGAATCAGGTCAGGGTCAAGATCAACATGAAGAAAGCTGGCAGGATGCCACTCAAGGAAGAGTTGGGTCTGGACAGGGAGAGGGCCCCTGCTGGAGGAAGgagcagaagctggaggaggacggagaggaggagaaagaagcgaaagacaaggaggaggaggaagagaaggaagagcgaGCTGTAGCCGAGGAAGAGATGGTGCCggctgaggaaaaggaagaggcgAAGCTGCCGTCACCACCCCTGActcctccagcccctccacctcccccttccctcccaccccgctCAACATCTCCTCcatccccactttgccctccaccaCCCCCAGTGTCTCCTCCGCCCCCACCATCCCCTCCACCGCCTCCTGCCCCAGAGGAGCAGGCAGAATCCCCTCCTCCCGTGGTCCCAGCTACATGCTCCAGGAAGAGGGGTCGGCCTCCCCTGACTCCCAGCCAGCGGGCAGAGCGGGAAGCTGCTCGGGCAGGGCCAGAGGGCACCTCTCCTCCCACTCCAGTCCCCAGCACCACCACAGGAGGCCCTCTGGAAGACAGCCCCACTGTGGCCCCCAAAAGTACCACCTTTCTGAAGAACATCCGGCAGTTTATCATGCCCGTGGTGAGTGCCCGCTCTTCCCGTGTCATCAAGACGCCCCGGCGATTTATGGATGAAGACCCGCCCAAACCCTCAAAGGTGGAGGTCTCACCTACTCTACGGCCTCCTGTTGCCACCTCCCCACTCGCACCACAGGAACCAGCGCCAGCCCCGTCTCCACCGCGTGCCCCAACTCCTCCACctaccccagccccactccctgaGAAGAGACGGTCCATCCTAAGGGAACCCACATTTCGCTGGACCTCACTGACCCGGgaactgccccctcctccccctgctccTCCACCGGCCCCACCCCCGCTTCCTGCACCCGTCACTCCGTCCCGGAGGCCCCTGCTCCTTCGGGCCCCTCAGTTTACCCCAAGCGAAGCCCACCTGAAGATCTACGAATCGGTGCTTACTACTCCTCTTGGGGCCCCTGAAGCCCCTGAGCCAGAGCCGCCTCCCGCCGATGACTCTCCAGCTGAGCCTGAGCCGCGGGCAGTGGGCCGCACGAACCACCTCAGCTTGCCTCGATTTGCCCCTGTGGTCGCCACTCCTGTTAAGGCCGAGGTGCCGCCTCCTGGGGCTCCAGCTCCAAGCAGTGGGCAGCAGCCTCAGGCTCAGCTGCAGCAGCCCGTACAGGCCTTGCACACCCAGCTGCTGCCTCCAGCGCTACCACCACAGCAGTCACAACTACAGCCGCAGTTACAGCTGCAGCCGCCGCCACCGCAGCAGCCGCCACCACTGGAAAAGGCCCGGACTGCAGGCCTGGGTTCCTTACCGCTGTCTGGTGTGGAGGAGAAAATGTTCAGCCTCCTCAAGAGAGCCAAGGTGCAGCTAATCAAGAtcgaccagcagcagcagcagaaggtgGCGTCTTTGATGCCG TCAAGCCCTGGAGGGCAGATGGAGGAAGTTGTGGGGGCTGTCACGCAGATCCCAGACAGAGGTTCTGTCAGGTCTGAAGATGAATCGATGGAAACTAAGAGAGAGAGACCGTCG GGCCCCGAGTCCCCTGTGCAAGGCCCCCGCATCAAACATGTCTGCCGTCACGCTGCTGTGGCCCTTGGTCAGGCCCGGGCCATGGTACCCGAAGACGTCCCCCGCCTCAGTGCTCTCCCTCTCCGGGATCGGCAGGACCTCGCCACAGAGG ATACGTCGTCAGCATCTGAGACTGAGAGTGTCCCATCTCGGTCCCGGCGGGGAAAGGTGGAGCCAACAGGGCCTGGGGGAGACTCAGAGCCTGCGGGGTCTGGAGGGACCCTGGCACATGCACCCCGGCGCTCACTGCCCTCCCATCATGGCAAGAAGATGCGGATGGCACGGTGTGGACACTGTCGGGGCTGCCTGCGTGTGCAGGACTGTGGGTCCTGTGTCAACTGCCTGGACAAGCCCAAGTTTGGGGGCCCCAACACCAAGAAGCAGTGCTGTGT ATACCGGAAGTGTGACAAGATAGAGGCTCGCAAGATGGAACGGCTGGCCAAAAAAG GCCGGACGATAGTGAAGACGCTGTTGCCCTGGGATTCCGATGAATCTCCTGAGGCCTCCCCTGGTCCTCCAGGCCCACGCCGGGGGGCGGGAGCTGGGGGGCCCCGGGAGGAGGTGGTGGCCCCCCCGGGGCCCGAGGAGCAGGACTCCCTCCTACTGCAGCGCAAGTCAGCCCGGCGCTGCGTCAAACAGCGACCCTCCTATGATATCTTCGAGGACTCGGATGACTCAGAGCCCGGGGGTCCCCCTGCTCCTCGGCGTCGGACCCCCCGAGAGAATG AGCTGCCAGTACCAGAACCAGAGGAGCAGAGTCGGCCCCGCAAACCCACCCTGCAGCCTGTGTTGCAGCTCAAGGCCCGAAGGCGCCTGGACAAG GACGCTTTGGCCCCTGGCCCTTTTGTCTCTTTTCCCAATGGCTGGACTGGAAAACAAAAGTCCCCTGATGGCGTGCACCGGGTTCGTGTGGATTTTAAG GAGGATTGTGATCTGGAGAACGTGTGGCTGATGGGCGGCCTGAGCGTACTCACCTCCGTGCCAGGGGGACCACCGATGGtgtgcttgctgtgtgccagcaAAGGCCTGCATGAG ctggTGTTCTGCCAAGTCTGCTGTGACCCTTTCCACCCATTCTGCCTGGAGGAGGCCGAGCGGCCCCTGCCCCAACATCATGACGCTTGGTGCTGCCGCCGCTGCAAGTTCTGCCATGTCTGCGGGCGCAAAGGCCGGGGATCCAAG CACCTCCTGGAGTGCGAGCGCTGCCGCCATGCTTACCACCCAGCCTGCCTGGGGCCCAGCTACCCAACCCGGGCCACACGCAAACGGCGCCACTGG ATCTGCTCAGCCTGCGTGCGCTGTAAGAGCTGTGGGGCGACTCCAGGCAAGAACTGGGACGTCGAGTGGTCGGGAGATTACAGCCTCTGCCCCAGGTGCACCCAGCTCTATGAGAAAG GAAACTACTGCCCGATCTGCACACGCTGCTATGAAGACAACGACTACGAGAGCAAGATGATGCAGTGCGCCCAGTGTGACCACTGGGTGCACGCGAAGTGTGAGGGGCTCTCAG ATGAAGACTATGAGATCCTTTCGGGGCTGCCAGACTCGGTGCTGTACACCTGTGGGCCATGTGCTGGGGCCACGCACCCCCGCTGGCGAGAGGCCCTGAGTGGGGCCCTGCAGGGGGGCCTGCGCCAGGTGCTCCAGGGCCTGCTGAGCTCCAAGGTGGCAGGCCCACTGCTGCTGTGCACCCAG TGTGGGCAGGATGGAAAGCAACTGCACCCAGGGCCCTGTGATCTGCACGCTGTGAGCCAGCGCTTTGAGGATGGCCACTACAAGTCCGTG CACAGCTTCATGGAGGATGTGGTAGGCATCCTGATGAGGCACTCGGAAGAAGGAGAGACGCCGGAGCGCCGGGCTGGAGGCCAGACGAAGGGGCTCCTACTGAAG CTGCTAGAGTCTGCGTTCGGCTGGTTCGACGCCCACGACCCCAAGTACTGGCGACGGAGTACCCGGCTGCCCAA CGGAGTCCTCCCCAATGCCGTGTTGCCCCCTTCCCTGGACCATGTCTACGCTCAGTGGAGGCAGCAGGAACCAGAGACCCCAGAATCAGGGCAGCCTCCAGGGGATCCCTCAACAG CTTTCCAAGGCAAGGATTCAGCTGCTTTCTCACACCTGGAGGACCCCCGTCAGTGTGCGCTGTGCCTCAAATATGGGGATGCAGACTCTAAG gaGGCAGGGCGGCTTCTGTACATCGGGCAGAATGAGTGGACACACGTCAACTGTGCCATCTGGTCAGCCGAAGTGTTCGAAGAAAATGACGGCTCCCTCAAGAACGTGCACGCTGCTGTGGCTCGAGGGAGGCAGATG CGCTGTGAGCTCTGCCTGAAGCCTGGAGCCACGGTGGGCTGCTGCCTTTCCTCCTGCCTCAGCAACTTCCACTTCATGTGTGCCCGGGCCAGCTACTGCATCTTCCAGGATGACAAGAAAGTTTTCTGCCAGAAACACACAGACCTGCTGGATGGCAAG GAGATCGTGACCCCTGACGGTTTTGATGTTCTCCGCCGAGTCTATGTGGACTTTGAGGGTATCAACTTCAAGCGAAAGTTCTTGACGGGGCTTGAACCTGATGCCATCAATGTGCTCATTG GCTCCATCCGAATCGACTCCTTGGGCACTCTCTCTGACCTCTCAGACTGCGAAGGACGGCTCTTCCCCATTGGCTACCA GTGCTCCCGTCTGTACTGGAGCACAGTAGATGCTCGGCGGCGCTGCTGGTATCGGTGTCGAATTCTGGAGTATCGGCCATGGGGGCCGAGGGAAGAGCCGGTTCACCTGGAGGCGGCAGAGGAGAACCAGACCATTGTGCACAGCCCCGCCCCTTCCTCAG AGCCCCCAGATCATGTGGACCCCCCACCAGATACAGGTGCCCTTATCCCCAGAGCTCCTGAGCACCACTCACCCGTTGAGAACCAGGACCCCCCACTTCGGCCGGATCCAAGCAgcgccccacctccagccccccgCTCCTTCTCGGGGGCTCGAATCAAAGTGCCCAACTACTCACCATCCCGGAGGCCCTTGGGGGGTGTCTCCTTTggacccctgccctcccctg GAAGCCCATCTTCTCTGACCCACCACATCCCTACGGTGGGAGACCCGGACTTCCCAGCTCCCCCAAGACGCTCCCGTCGTCCCAGCCCCCTGGCTTCCAGGCTGCCACCATCACGGCGGGCCTCTCCCCCTCTCAGAACCTCTCCTCAGCTCAGGGTGCCCCCTCCTACCTCAGTCGTTAGAGCCCTCACACCTACCTCAGGGGAGCTGGCTCCCCCTGGCCGGGCCCCATCTCCTCCACCACCCCCTGAAGACCTGGGCCCAGACTTTGAGGACATGGAGGTGGTGTCAGGACTGAGTGCTGCTGACCTGGACTTCGCGGCCAGCCTGCTGGGGACTGAGCCCTTCCAGGAAGAGATTGTGGCTGCAGGGGCGGTGGGGAGCAGCCACGGGGGCCCAGGGGACAGCTCGGAGGAGGAGGCCAGCCCCACCCCCCGCTACGTCCACTTCCCTGTGACTGTGGTGTctggccctgccctggcccctggAGCCCTCCCTGGAGCCCCCCGCATTGAACAGCTGGACGGAGTGGATGATGGTACCGACAGTGAGGCCGAGGCAGTCCAGCAGCCTCGGGGCCAGGGGACTCCACCTTCAGGGCCAGGAGCAGGCCGGGCTGGGGTCATCGGGGCTGCAGGGGACAGGGCTCGACCTCCCGAGGACTTGCCGTCAGAAATTGTGGATTTCGTGTTGAAGAACTTaggggggcctggggaggggggcactGGGCCTAGAGAGGAGCCACTCCCCCCAGCACCTCCCTTGGCCAATGGCAGCCAGCCCCCTCAGGGCCTGCCCCCTAGCCCAGCTGACCCCACCCGGACGTTTGCCTGGCTCCCTGGGGCCCCAGGGGTCCGGGTATTGAGCCTGGGCCCTGCCCCCGAGCCCCCCAAACCTGCCACATCCAAGATCATCCTGGTCAACAAGCTGGGGCAGGTGTTCGTAAAGATGGCAGGGGAGGGTGAACCTGTCTCACCCCCAGTGAAGCAaccacctctgccccctcccatcccccccacaGCCCCTGCTTCCTGGACTctgcccccaggccccctgctggGTGTGTTGCCAGTAGTAGGGGTGGtccgccctgcccctcccccacccccccctccACTGACGCTGGTGTTGAGCAGTGggccccccagcccaccccgccAGGCCATCCGTGTCAAAAGGGTGTCCACCTTCTCTGGCCGTTCCCCACCAGCACCTCCCCCAAGCAAAACTCCCCGGCTGGAGGAAGATGGAGAGTCCTCGGAGGACCCCCAGCAGGGTCCAGGGCTTTGTGGCAGCGG GTTTAGCCGAGTGAGGATGAAAACGCCCACTGTGCGTGGAGTTCTCGACCTGGATGAACCTGGGGAGCCCACCTGGGGGGAAAGCCCGAG GCCCCTCCAGGACCGGTCCCCTCTGCTGCCACTTCCAGAAGGTGGTCCTCCCCGGGCCCCCGATGGTCCCTCTGACCTGCTGCTTGAGTCCCAGTGGCACCACTACTCAG GTGAGGCTTCAAGCTCTGAGGAAGAGCCTCCATCCCCAGAGGACAAAGAGAACCAGGCCCCTAAACGGGCTGGCCCACACCTGCGTTTCGAGATCAGCAGTGAGGATGGGTTCAGCGTGGAGGCCGAGAGCTTGGAGG GGGCATGGAGAATTCTGATTGAGAAGGTGCAAGAGGCCCGAGGGCATGCCCGGCTCAGACATCTCTCCTTTAGTG GAATGAGTGGGGCAAGGCTCCTGGGCATCCACCACGATGCTGTCATCTTCCTGGCAGAGCAACTGCCCGGAGCTCAGCGCTGCCAGCACTATAAATTCCGCTACCACCAGCAGGGAGAGGGCCAGGAGGAGCCACCCCTGAATCCCCATGGGGCAGCCCGCGCTGAGGTCTATCTCCG gAAGTGCACCTTTGACATGTTCAACTTCCTGGCCTCCCAGCACCGGGTGCTCCCTGAGGGAGCCACCTGTGACGAGGAAGAGGATGAGGTGCAGCTCAGGTCAACCAG ACGCGCCACCAGTCTGGAGCTGCCCATGGCCATGCGCTTTCGCCACCTCAAGAAGACATCCAAAGAGGCTGTAGGTGTCTACAG ATCTGCCATCCACGGGCGGGGCCTGTTCTGTAAACGCAACATCGATGCTGGCGAGATGGTCATTGAGTACTCTGGTATTGTCATTCGCTCTGTGCTGACTGACAAGCGGGAGAAGTTCTATGATGGGAAG GGCATTGGGTGCTACATGTTCCGCATGGATGACTTTGATGTGGTGGATGCCACCATGCATGGCAATGCCGCCCGCTTCATCAACCACTCGTGTGAGCCCAATTGCTTCTCTCGAGTCATCCACGTGGAGGGCCAGAAGCACATCGTCATCTTTGCCCTGCGCCGCATCCTGCGTGGCGAGGAGCTCACCTATGACTACAAGTTTCCCATTGAGGATGCCAGCAACAAGCTGCCCTGCAACTGTGGCGCCAAGCGCTGCCGTCGGTTCCTTAACTGA